The region AAATTCTGCGAAAAGTGGTGACGCCAATAGTCATCAGGAATCGTCAAAATAATGAGCGAAAACGAAGTCGAGGATAGCAAGTGGAGGACAAAAACTGGCAGACAAACTGTATACACTTACAGAAAAGTACAACGCAACAAATATTCTGATTTGGGTGGTGCCGTATTTtgtctaaaaaatgaaagctTAGATTCTTTATTTCAGTATTTCGTTCTCTCTGggccaaaaatttaaaatcccagattttcatttggttaacaaaatttatgtggAAATAATTACAAACCAGGATAACTCCCAAATCTCAAATCATGTTGAATTTCACTTTCCCGCGAGTGTAAATCCAAAAcctacatttttcaaaagagttggaaaatttttgtaaaaagttaATCACCGTGTGAGTGCTTTCGCTTTTATTTCAAGTTGTAGCGGAAAGAAAGcaccaaaacaaacattattcAACCATGCCAAATGCACCAAAAACCGACTCGAAATggaagagaattttatttttcttcaaaattagaTAATCTGATTTCTGCTTTTTCTGTTCATAAAATCTGATACattataaacaaacaaatggtACTGTTACGAGAAGATTATCCATTCTTGTCTcttgaaagaaattaaaaataaatttacttgaCTACATAATTGCGAACTATCTTGCCtttgtttattattaataCCAGCACTTCTTCGTCTTAAGCGTTCACTTATACTTCTGTTatattaaatttcttaaacaGCGACTACTTGAAGATATAAAGAAGTATTTTATATACAACAGGAGTTGAACTCGTGCTCATTAGAGGATTATTCcaattaaatatcaaaatttcgtttcattaaaattacgGTGAAAAGTATCAGGTATCAGGATGATGAATgacgttttaaaattttgtatttgcgTATATGATCTCAATATTCTTAATTGATAAGCAAAATACTGACGATCCAAATAATTTCACGTACAAAATTACACGAGATTTCATGAGATAGGTTTCATAATTAAATCTCTTACCTATCACATAAACTATTAcgaatttcgtaattttccgTGCAAAATTGGATTCGCAATCAAAATTACGATTACGAATGATGACGATTCCGactttgtatggaaaattaagaaataCGTAGTAAATTGGTAGCtccaacaatatttttcattttaattctcCATTTATACAaagagaaaacgaaaatttccgGTAAACAGTGACCATCGGGTACTTTGGTGACCCGCGCTCATGtgaatttagttttctttGTACAGCAAACTGTTGTATAATGTAGCCCAAGGTCTTAGAAGCATTTATCATTTATCACACGCATCCAACCAACCACAAACTCGGCTGCTTCATAAAAGTAAACCAAAATGGTATTTTATGTAAGGAGTAAAGTCGGAAAAttatcattggaaagctgaggtatCGAGAAACTCTGTACATTAAATTTaaggtaaaaaaatgaaaatggtcgGCAACCGGTCGAAATTTCTTTGGAGTACtgacattttagaaattgcccTGTCAATTATTGTCAATAGACCCTTCAGCCCAAGTTTTTATACTTTTCGGAAGTAGACTCCGTATGCCTTCACGTGGATCCCTCAACCACCAGGTTCGTTGATGCGCACAGGCGTCACTGGTCAGAGAAACACTTTTCTTAATACAGTCACTGGAGCTAGTACAACAAACGGTCCGACATATTTGATATCTTGTGTGATCGGCCTTGTCTAGCACTACAAGCCACTAAAATTTGGTAATCAGggtgaaaaaatttccacctTAGAGAACGACTAGAGGCATAACCACCGATTTTTCAAACAGCTCTGCCGCGAGAACGACTAGAGGCATAATATActtcgttgaactcgtaatgAAGCAAGGATTTCGTGGGTACTATACACTTCAAAAGTCCGGATGGCACGGCTAGCCGATTGTTTGAAGGTTTCGGGATTTCACTCTTAAGTTCTTAGAATTCTTTGAAATTCCTCAAATTTCAAGATTTGAAagaattgtttaaaatttttaagaatttgagAATGAAGTTTCGAATAATAAAAGCCCTGATAGTAAAGTTAAAGACGGTTAATAAACGGTTATAAATCAAACACGCAAcacttgaaattgaaattaaaaaattcaagaagGAACCGATTATAATCGTATCGTTTACTTATCGTTTACAAAAGATCAATAATTGTGTTAAGTTGATGTTTCTACTTCAAATCTGTAATGTAATATTCTAAGAAATAGCGAAGCTCACTTGATCTACAAAATATTTCGGCAATTTTATAATCTCATCACATTACTTAATAACATGCAAATAATGCCGATCTGAAGCCATTATTTGTAAAAATCTAAGATGTCTGAAATTTGAGCATGCAGTGGAAAGGATAGATTGTTTCTCACAAAAGTCTACGCATAAtcttttttaatggttttccTTCCATAAATTCTTATCTACCGCTTGTCGGGTTAAAATTCTTtgccaaaataaaaacacataaAGGATGTTTAATATTGTCGTATATTTGATATGTTGCCAACATTTATAGGGTGGTTGGAACTGATTTGATTTTAGTACCAAGAACATATTAGAATATAGTCTCTGGCTCAAGTCAGTTTATCAGTTTTTACTGACAGAAGTTTTGTGTTTGTACGGAGTGGAAAATTTCCCAGTTTTATACTTTTTCAGAATAATTCTTTCTACACTACATCTGAGGCTACATTAAGGCGAAAAGTTGTAAAGGTGAGCCACCCTACTCTACGCTGCATGACACATTTTTACAAATGTTTTCGTGGCGTTCACCATGGGTTTAAACACACCAACGATTAtcagacacaaaaaaaagttgtatactGAATGAACATACTCTGGACAATATTTCTCGCTTGTTATGTATGTTGTTAAAAACAAGATTGGTCAAAACATTTCAGAACGAAACCTTTTCTTTAACACCATAATTTCACTTATGGCTATCCCTTCGTACTTCTCTTCTTCAATGTGATATTAAATTCAATCACATGACAAAttgtatttgtttttattgatttctttTCGATGGCATTAATGCTTTCACAGCAGAATGTAGGGTCCAATTTAGTTTGCAGAATCTACCAAATGCCCTCCAGTGTTATATCCAAGATAACCATATCCGGAATCAAATAAGAACTAACTCTTGTTTGTGAATTTGTTGGTATTTTTCTTCtactgaaattgaaaatgaagttttcCTTCTGGTTCTATATGGCCAAAATCAACAAAGAAGATATTAAGTGGTTGTGTGGCTTTTGGGTTGCAGACCACATTTATTCCTTGAGCATTTATATTACATCTTTAAACATCTCACAGCATCGGCTCTAATACCGATATATTCCAGTTACGGCCGATGTTACAGTtcatttttaggaatttgtATCAATTTAGAATTTGGAGTTAATGGGATGGAGTTAATCCCTTCGAAAATTACTCTAATTTTCACAGGCTGCTGAAGCGGGAAATTTGGAAGATTTTATTCGTTTGTTTCAAAGTAACAACAACCGCCTATCAGTTCAGGATGCTAAGGGTAGAACGGCCGCGCATCAAGCAGCTGCACGAAATCGAGTTAATATTTTGCAATTCGTTAAGGAGCAACACGGAAGTGCGTAAAATAGTTTAAAATGGTGCGACCGCATATTGtaactaaaatgttttctgcTATCAGATTTGGATGCACAAGATCTGGCTGGCAATACTCCTTTGCATTTGGCTGTAGAAAATGACTCCTTAGAAGCCTTGGAATACTTGCTTTCGGTGTAAGAATTTCTCAGATCTTCGTATGATTTTGCCTGATCACTTTCTTCTGTAGTTCCGTCAACACAGGCCTCCTGAATGAAAAGAAACAAGCACCGGTCCACTTGGCAACCGAATTGAACAAAGTGAATGCTCTCAAGGTTATGGGACAGTACCGGAAAATCATCGATATACAAAAAGGTGGTGAACATGGACGAACCGGTAAATTTATGCTAGCAGCGTATTAATAACAACTGTgtttagattttcttttctcacacttttttttccatcTATAGCATTGCATTTAGCTGCGATTTATGATCATGAGGAGTGTGCTCGCATTCTGGTAGGTTTGGTAAAgtcattttttggttttttcatggcacatttttattcgaaaaaaattctttaagatttttagTTGAATAAGATTGGCTAATTTTGATCAATCATCCAATCATCTCAATCATCGTCGTTTTGAACACTTATTGTAAATGAAGAGCTTGCATTAGATGAACCCTTCACTGAAATTATTATGTGCGGCATGATTAACATGCTGATTatgtgttatcgacaacgtcataattgaaattatatttgaaataataatggaagtaatagattttgcatccTATTAAGcgatactttaaacgaaagaagtaaTGGAACTCACGATTGTATCCCACTAAAATTGATGTCATGTGTGGAAGTTCGAGTCTTGTTATCCAATATTATTAGCAAATCTGTTACTACTTTTGATCGAAGTATTTTCGGCAGAATGTAACAACATCTCCTACTTCATTAgatttaacatacattttacaatgaaaagCCTGTAATAGCCAGAGCTCAactcttatttttgtcatcgctgtcgataacagatgacatagtCGACCGTAAGAGGTTACTTGAAAATTCCTTTACATGTTcccatttttccattttattattaaaaatgttcaaattctAAAACAAGTAATGCTATGTTTGTATGAGACTAATATCTAACCAGCTGACGATAGTATTTATCCTTACCCGCACTGTCCAATGGGAAGTCATTCATTAATTGATGATATTTGCGATAGTTCCATTTTGGTGTGACTATGCGAGTAAATTAACATATACGTAATTGCTTGGACATTTCTATTTTACCTTCTCACTTTTCCCTcgtcaaattaaaaatgcacAATCAAGGACAATACTAGATCCCTGAGCAAGCGAATTTGTTAGCAAAATGTGTGCACTCATATACATTcttgcatttaaaaacgagtACAAAAGAGATTCTTCGAAACAGATTACAGAATTTGGAGCTTGTCCACGGAAACCTTGCAACAACGGATATTATCCAATTCATGAAGCCGCAAAAAATGCCAGCTCGAAGACGATGGAAGTTTTCTTTCAGGTACATATGGTCCCTGTGACCACAGGTTGCTGGTTCATCTTCATAAAACAAATCtttatcaacattttcttgtaGTGGGGTGAATCTAGGGGATGTACGCGAGAGGAAATGATTTCATTCTATGATTCTGAAGGTAATGTACCTTTGCATTCGGCTGTCCACGGAGGTGATATCAAGGCAGTAGAACTATGCATAAATTCGGGAGCCAAGATATCAACACAGCAGCATGATTTGTCAACACCCGTTCATCTGGCTTGTGCTCAAGGTGCCCTTGATATAGTCAAGCTTATGTTTAACATGCAACCCATAGAAAAGAAAGTTTGCCTAGCTTGTGTAGACGCACAGAAAATGACACCGTTACACTGTGCATCGATGTTTGACCATCCcgatatttgtgaatatttagTCGCCGAAGGGGCTGACATCAATACTTTGGACAAAGAACGTCGGTCACCATTACTTCTGGCTGCCTCACGTGGCGGCTGGAAAACGGTGCATCTGCTAATTCGGATGGGTGCAAATATTGCCATTAAGGATGTGAATTCTAGAAACGTTCTTCATCTGGTTATCATGAACGGCGGCCGGTTAGATGAATTTGCCTCTGAAGTTTCCAAAGCTCAGTCAAAATCGTTGTTGCTGCAGTTGTTGAACGAAAAAGATCACACAGGATGCTCGCCACTGCACTATGCCAGCCGAGAAGGTCATATAAGATCGttggaaaatttgattcgACTTGGAGCGTGtatcaatttgaaaaacaacaacaatgagAGTCCGCTGCATTTCGCTGCTAGATATGGCAGATTCAACACCGTACGGCAATTGTTGGACTCGGAGAAGGGAACGTTTATTATAAACGAGAGCGATGGCGAAGGACTTACCCCACTGCACATATCTTCTCAACAAGGACATGCTAGGGTCAGTCATTTTTCTCTTACATATTTAGAATTGACTGCCACGACGGCACTTGTctgttgaattaaaaaaaacctcttcAGACAAGAAAGACTGCCTTCCGCTAACGTTCCCGAATTTCAGGTGGTACAGCTACTTCTAAATAGAGGAGCGTTGCTGCACAGAGATCACAACGGACGGAATCCCCTGCATTTAGCTGCAATGTCTGGATACACTCAAACCATAGAACTTCTGCATTCTGTTCACTCTCATTTACTAGATCAAGTTGACAAAGACGGggtaaaaagaaaacgaattaATAAACCGAGTTTGACGAACTAGTTTGATTTCATGATGAATCATCGCACATTTTCAGAACACTCCACTCCATCTCGCTACAATGGAAAACCGACCAAGTGCTATTTCCTTACTGCTCTCAATGAGCTGTAAACTCACTTACAACTACACCGATATGAGTGCTATCGATTATGCCATTCATTACAAGTATCAGGAAGCCGCTCTGGCAATGGTAACGCATGACACGCGAGCGGATGAAGTGATGGCTTTACGCTCTGATAAACATCCATGCGTTACATTGGCTCTGATCTCATCAATGCCTAGAGTTTTCGAAGCTGTGCAGGACAAGTGTATCACAAAAGCGAATTGTAAGAAGGACTCTAAGAGCTTTTACGTAAGTATTACGGTCAATGTTTCCGAATTCGTCGTAGACCGTCACCTGTAGTTTACAGTGCgaattgattcaattttttctttcacaaaacCGTCGTGTCGGATCTTAGATAAATTATTCGTTCTCCTGTTTACAATGTCCAACTATGTATGCAGATGTTGACGAAAAAACTGGGGAGACATTACAGATAACAAAACCGATACCCCTACCCGCGTTAAACGTAAGAAGATTCTCTCTTCATTCGGTtgatattcaattttgtttgtattttaatgGTGTGGAACGTTTGTTTTTGAATCTATTTGCTCCTCAAAATTATGCATCCGGAATTGGAAATTATGTTGCTTCTTAACCATTTGGAAACAGCTGGTCATTGGTTATGGATAACGACGATAAAATGAACGATAACTTCAGGCTTATCCCTTTACAATGAAACGTATTTAGGAACTTGGTGATCAAACACTAGGCTTCAAAAGAAACGTCCGATTTAGTCTGGATGGTTAAGACGATACGCGTACCGTTTATGAAAGGATAATTTATGATTTCAGAAAGTTTGAATAGTTGGTGGTTTAAGAAGTCTGAAGTACATGAGAATTGGTTTTTATTAAAGATGTATTTTAGGAGAAGTAGTGGACAATACCACAAGAAATATATATGTGTTGTGTAAGACAACCTTTCCATGAATGGAGCCCTTTCCTAATACTTTACACACTGAACCACCGATAAATCTAGTGATTATTGTTATTTAGCTATGGACTCTGGATGGTTTGCCTCCTTCACAATTTCTTTACTGTTCTAAAGAGTTTACATATTTTAGGCCAATTGATAGGCCTAGCCGCTAGATCAAATTTGGTGTAAAGATTACTGGGAATCAGCTACTTTCGATACAAATAACGAAGTGAGATTGTTATTCGAGTTTGATGCCATATTTCCAATACCAACCGAAGGTCGAATTTAGCAAGACAACGTTTCGTTACATTCGAATTCATATATATTGGCGCCtatctgaaatattttcttctaaGTCTAAATGCCCTATGCGCCCTTTGGTAGCCAGTCCAGGGCTAGACTAGTAGATGTTTAAGTTTGCGTTGCAAAGCAACTTCGAGTAAATTCTAGTGATATGGAGTTCGTTTATGAACCATGAGAAAACCCCTTGTTAGTGTACTTGAAGCATCGGCTTCTGTAGAAAATTTCTACTAGAAATCGCTTGTGAGACAAAATGTATTTACGACTTTCGATAATGTTATAGTCGAAAATTGACAATGGATCAAGACTAGATACTCACAGTTGCCCCAGAACTCATTTCTTAAAGTTACAATTACATGTCAGAGAATATTGGATACTTATTCCTTTCCTACTTTTCATTTGCTTCAAATTTCAAAGTTCAATATCTCTGTTAAGTTATCTTCATTGCAACGGTTTTATACTGTCCCATATCAACTAATACCTGATCATCCGCAGTGTATTCgtgcatttttcttttgtttgttgatgtAACtatgatttttgattttttagatgaaatattcttttcgAGCTTATCAAAAATCACCACAAGACATTCGTTTGGtccagaaaaaaatgaacgacCCAAATTGGAGACCAAAACCATTGCATGTTGTGAATGTGAGTTTGAATATTAGAATATAGCCATCAGTCATGTAGGAGCATTATTCTATCTTTTCTGTCGTCGCAGATAATAGTACGTTTCTCTTGACGACATCTCTTTCTCTGTTGCTTCTTGCACAATTTTAATCCTATATTTGTCTTCAATGCACGattattgttgggaatttTATGTCGTTGATGTTAGACTTAAGTAAATCTGACGAgattttttcatgaattttattttttattatttaggCCATGGTAAGCCATGGAAGAGTCGAACTTCTAGCCCATCCATTAAGTCAGAAATATTTGCAAATGAAGTGGAATAGctacggaaaatattttcatgtgaccaatttgttcatttatagcgtgtttttaatgtttgtgACATTGTACTCATCACAATTAATGAGCAATGTCATTGACGAGAATCCGAAATTAGGAAATGGGACAGAGGTACTAAAGACACATCAATTTCAAATGACCAAATGATTACAAACAGAGTTCGTTGCAGCTGCCTGATCTGATCCATGAAGAAGCAATAACACCAGCCCCTTTACACTCTCGCCATCAGACCCAGTACATTGGCTCCGCCAGTAAATCAACGCCACCGACATTCAATCAGATCGAAGTAACAAATATTATGATTGTATCTGCTATTGCCATATCCATTTATGCCGTTTTGAGCTCCGTGCGAGAGGTCGTTCACATTTACCAGCAGAAGTTGAACTATCTATTGGATCCCAGCCATTGCATATCTTGGCTGCTGTACATTTCATCTTTGATAATGGTGATGCCAGTGTTTTGTAAGGGTAGCGTAAGCGACGCCAGCTTCTCAGCAGCATCGGTAACAGTCTTTTTGTCGTGGTTCAATTTACTGTTATTCTTGCAACGGTTCGACCAGGTTTATATTATGACTGTGGATGACCAAGAACACCGATAGACTTTAACCGATTAATTCACAGGTTGGCATCTACGTGGTAATGTTTTTGGAGATTTTGCAAACCCTGATGAAGGTGTTGATGgtgttttcgattttaatcATTGCCTTTGGCTTAGCGTTCTTTATATTGATGTCAAAGGTAAGGAATGTAAGAGTGAATCTTGTTCTATACACTAACCGTGAATGAAGTATACATACATCCATTCGatatgataaaatatttgcttcATTTCCCCCAACAGACATCTAGCAATCAGTCAGCGAaccatttatcattttcttcGATTCCAATGTCGCTTCTTCGTACATTCTCCATGATGTTGGGAGAAATGGACTTTGTCGGAACTTACGTTCAACCGTTTTACACGAACGAGCTCACGTTTCCCATACCCACTTTTCTTTTGCTTTGTAAGAGCCTTGCAATTCAAACTGGAGTAgaactgaaatttttaatctctCTTCGGCAGGTCTCTTCATGATTCTTATGCCGATTCTGTTGATGAATCTGCTTATTGGTTTGGCCGTTGGAGATATTGAGTCAGTGCGTCGGAACGCCCAGCTGAAACGATTGGCTATGCAGGTAAGAGGGGACTTAGTGGATAGTGTTTTTTTAGAAAGTTTCTTTAGGAACTATAGAAACCATAGAAACAACAGTAAACGACGAACTCAAGCAACTCTATTAGTGTGGTTTGCTCAATCTGATAAAAGTACTTGAagggaagtaacagattctaAGAAAGTACTGTAATTCGAGGTTCCAAGCTCTTTCCGCGGATTATGTATGAGGAACCGCtgcgaagaaaatatttctaaaaaaagcTCCAATTGCACAAATGATAACTTTAATTCGGTAAAGTTAGTTTTCTAAGACAAAACAGTTGAGACAAAACGTTTggacaaaaaatggaaaacataaaacaaaaaatttcatttcacttccGTCATAGTATAGTAAAGTAATGCCAGGCAAAATCCCACCCTCGTGGAAACGTTATCCAGCTGTCTTGACCATAATGGCAAGCGTTTGTACTTGTTTAACAGTCCGATGCAAGTGGAAATATAATCTTCCAGCATAACTCTGTTGCAACCTAGAAGATGCGTCTCGCTGATTCGCTTATAGATGGGATCCTCTTCGATGGACCTCATCTCGACCATCTTACCTTCGCATTTCAGACACTTACAtctaaaaccaaattttctttcaatttcttctttACGGTTCAAGCGTTGGGCTGCCATAGATGTCTCAGTCTTATAGGCACTGTAGATTTGGTCGCCCCTTTTAATCGGTCGGATCGTAATTAAAGCTGTGCGACTGTCGAAATACACCTCTTGAATGTTCGGTGCGCAGGAGTGACTTAATAATGATGTGAACAGACTTAATTGACCTTGCCATGAATTGAATAGCATGATGACTGCATGATGTCCAACCAAGTGCATTAGAAATCTACGCTTCACCTCTGTATTGAATTTCATTCTAATTACGCTGATGCACATAATTGTATGGAAGTAGTTGTATGTGGACGGTATAAAGTCTTTCATCATTGGTGGCCTCCAAAGTTTCAGGAACATTCGATATTTCGATTCCTCATCGAGAACACTTGCCGGTATTTCCATTTTATCGGCCTTCACAGCGTCTTCAACGAATTTCCTTAATGCAAAGATGGTCGGGAAAAGGTTGATAGCGTGTAGAACTGATTGAATGATATATTTGCTGTTGGTGTTGTCGTACCTGTAGTAAATAGCACCACAGtcgattttatgaatttcattttcgtttttgcatTGCATGTTGCAAAACATGACCACCGTACATGACGAACACGGTATTGGATTCGTGGCATTTCGGTTACAAGTGTTGCATTTCATTGGAAAGTGTTTTTTGGAGATGTAATTGGTGGCTTTCGTGTACGGAATAAAATCGTCTTCAATCATAATCATTTTGCCAGCTGGAATGTTACACTTTGCAATTACGTGACGACCAAATTCCGCATTCTTTTGAATCTCCAACACATTCGctataaatggaaaattgtcgtGTGGTTTATAGCTTAGCTGGACTTCGTGCAATTTAGTAGGCTCTTCCGTCGACATTATTTTAAggcattcaatttttctgttctcTAGTGCCCTTTTTACTAGCCTGGGACAAATGGGCTCATTCAGAGCTAAATCTACATCGACAATACAATTGCCATACTTTTTCATTCTGAGAAAACACGAAGAACGATTCCCATATGCCATTCCAAGGCATTTCGTTCCTGTTTCAGCTAGACATAGACTTTCGTTGTAGTATTTTATTGCCAATTCGTAGTTCATGTTGTAACAGTGTGTGTTCCCCTCTTGGCGGTGACGGTCGGCGGTTTCATTATTCTTTTCTTCGAAGACAACTTTCGACAGTCCTACTATATTGAATTTCTTCACTTCTGGATAGTTTTTCTCGACGTTTTCCAGCAAATCGCAGTACAATGCATTTTTATTTGCGCTTTCTTTTCGCCATAGATCTTTATAATCCATAATTGTTATGGAAGGCGagattcgattttattgaatcTGAAATGATAAGCAAGGGAAATTTCAGTTGTGGAATGTTCTTTCCGGCCAATTGACAAATTTcttacataaaaaatgaatcaCACAGCCGACGAAAAATGGCGCTCTCTCGATGTTATTCTATTTTGTTGGGTTGATACACAAACATCAATGGATTCAGgggaaaattacaaaaaaacttGTACAATGTGGCGAGGGGTTTACCAAGTGGATGTAGATCTAACAAAGTTTTTCGCTGAAATATATTGCCGTCATAGCCTTATAAATTTTAGTCCACTCCTCTGAACACTGCCGAAGCCACTGAACATTATCACACCACGACACCACACTCTACTTTTGTCAGttgatttctcaaaaaaaCGATGCATCGAAATGAGAGCAAGAGTAGAATGTCGATCACATAACAGTCGTTTACATTTACATAGCTCAGCGGAAAAAgatgattttttgaaaaataaggGTTAAAGGTTGTTCAACTGCATTAGTGTAATGGgtaaaagtttatgaaattatgtttctatattttcttgaatttttctcgatttttcttaatttttcaaaatctttcgtaaaatttaggagaatgtggaaaattatttctcaagAATAGTTCGTGTTTAGATATCAGTATGCCATTTTATATAACCTAATAGGCATGGGAGAATCTATTAGTCGAGGCAATAAAACGAAGGCTCTTTAACACCGTATAGCAATGGTGATCTTAAACGATGAAACTAGTTAATCTGCAAAAAGTAACCCAGGTCAACCGTATAATTAAAGGCCAATCCAATTCATATTACGAATTCCACATGCGAAATCGGAGTCACCACACCACCACACATCCACCTACGTACTCCTCAATGAGGAGTCCTCATATGGTGATAATTGATGATAAAATAGAAGATATAGAAAAGAGACGTAGATTAGAGTCTAATCATTAGACGTCGATAGTGAGCCTGTAAAAAGTTATTAATTATAGgcttacagtcaaaggcagtcaattttcatcataaatttgcttcagctgtttttcagctgatcctcacatacaatcaaaactggttttccttgttcatacggttgaagctgctacacgcacgcgcatgatagtggtaaaaccgtataaagacgtataaacggttgtgattgtttgtatggatcagctgaaaaacagctgaagttaatttatgctgaaaattgactgcctttgactgtaccAAATTGATTAGGTTTTTTTGTCTACATAAATAGTTAATTACTTTCTTACAGCTGACAGTATCATCATAAACGATGAAACAAGGCATACTTTTTCAGTAATGTTAAAtaatagaagtaatagattcgaaaaCTATTTTGGGGAACTTATTGCACCCATCACTTAGTGCTTcctataaaaatgtaaaaacctaattattttccatttttacgATCTTTACCCACAGGTGGTGTTGCACACTGAGCTCGAACAAAAATTGCCCCAAATGTGGCTGGAACGGGTCGATAAAATGGAATTAATCGAATACCCAAACACTCTGAAATGTAAACT is a window of Bradysia coprophila strain Holo2 unplaced genomic scaffold, BU_Bcop_v1 contig_350, whole genome shotgun sequence DNA encoding:
- the LOC119080850 gene encoding uncharacterized protein LOC119080850 produces the protein MDYKDLWRKESANKNALYCDLLENVEKNYPEVKKFNIVGLSKVVFEEKNNETADRHRQEGNTHCYNMNYELAIKYYNESLCLAETGTKCLGMAYGNRSSCFLRMKKYGNCIVDVDLALNEPICPRLVKRALENRKIECLKIMSTEEPTKLHEVQLSYKPHDNFPFIANVLEIQKNAEFGRHVIAKCNIPAGKMIMIEDDFIPYTKATNYISKKHFPMKCNTCNRNATNPIPCSSCTVVMFCNMQCKNENEIHKIDCGAIYYRYDNTNSKYIIQSVLHAINLFPTIFALRKFVEDAVKADKMEIPASVLDEESKYRMFLKLWRPPMMKDFIPSTYNYFHTIMCISVIRMKFNTEVKRRFLMHLVGHHAVIMLFNSWQGQLSLFTSLLSHSCAPNIQEVYFDSRTALITIRPIKRGDQIYSAYKTETSMAAQRLNRKEEIERKFGFRCKCLKCEGKMVEMRSIEEDPIYKRISETHLLGCNRVMLEDYISTCIGLLNKYKRLPLWSRQLDNVSTRVGFCLALLYYTMTEVK